From a single Cupriavidus taiwanensis LMG 19424 genomic region:
- the rpmH gene encoding 50S ribosomal protein L34, whose translation MKRTYQPSVTRRKRTHGFRVRMKTRGGRAVINARRAKGRKRLAI comes from the coding sequence CAACCTTCCGTTACCCGCCGCAAGCGTACCCACGGTTTCCGCGTGCGCATGAAGACCCGCGGCGGCCGTGCCGTCATCAACGCTCGCCGCGCCAAGGGCCGCAAGCGCCTGGCAATCTAA